The following coding sequences lie in one Phyllopteryx taeniolatus isolate TA_2022b chromosome 4, UOR_Ptae_1.2, whole genome shotgun sequence genomic window:
- the tyrp1b gene encoding tyrosinase-related protein 1b: MHTHSIWRAGVLVATLCVTATLAQFPRECVSPEGLRSGRCCPSPSGQTGDECGSSTGRGQCASIAADDRRHGPQYPYAGRDDRERWPLRFFNRSCQCNGNFSGYNCGRCRHGLTGPNCDQRISVVRRNLMQMSATEKQAFINSLDQAKRTIHPDLVICTRRYQEILGPDGNTPQFENITIYNYFVWSHYYSVSKTFLGSGQASFGGVDFSHEGPGFVTWHRFHLLQLERDMQDMLGDASFALPYWNFAIGGNDCDICTDDLLGARSSFDMNSVSPNSVFSQWRVICESVEDYDTFGTVCNNTETSPIRRNPSGNVARPMVQRLPEPQDVLDCLQLNTFDTPPYYSTSSESFRNSIEGYSAPQGTYDPVIRSLHNLAHLFLNGTGGQTHLSPNDPIFVLLHTFTDAIFDEWLSRHRPGEIVYPEENAPIGHNRQFNMVPFWPPVTNAEMFVSAPENLGYTYEVQWPVRAYTLSEIITIAIVAAVLVVAVVGGAIACAVRARSYRSAEALEPLLGETFRRYSEDDRRLDKSQSVV; this comes from the exons ATGCACACTCACAG CATTTGGCGAGCAGGTGTCCTTGTGGCGACCTTGTGCGTCACAGCGACTCTGGCCCAGTTCCCTCGGGAGTGCGTCAGCCCCGAGGGGCTTCGCAGCGGCCGGTGCTGCCCCTCCCCGTCGGGCCAGACGGGAGATGAATGCGGCTCCAGCACGGGACGGGGTCAGTGCGCTTCCATTGCCGCAGACGACCGGCGCCACGGACCCCAGTACCCGTATGCGGGGCGCGACGACCGAGAGAGGTGGCCGCTACGATTCTTCAACCGCTCTTGTCAGTGTAACGGGAATTTCAGCGGCTACAACTGCGGCCGATGTCGACATGGACTGACCGGACCGAACTGTGACCAGAGGATCTCTGTGG TGAGGAGGAATTTAATGCAAATGAGTGCCACTGAGAAGCAAGCATTCATCAACTCTCTGGACCAAGCAAAGAGGACGATCCACCCCGACCTTGTCATCTGTACAAGACG GTACCAGGAGATACTTGGGCCGGATGGCAACACGCCTCAGTTTGAGAATATCACCATTTACAACTACTTTGTGTGGAGCCATTACTACTCTGTCAGTAAAACCTTCCTGGGCTCGGGCCAGGCCAGCTTCGGAGGGGTTGACTTTTCCCACGAGGGCCCCGGTTTTGTCACCTGGCACCGCTTTCATCTGCTGCAACTGGAAAGGGATATGCAA GACATGCTGGGCGACGCATCCTTCGCGCTGCCCTACTGGAACTTCGCCATCGGAGGCAACGATTGCGACATTTGCACGGACGACCTCTTGGGAGCCAGGAGCTCCTTCGACATGAACTCCGTCAGCCCCAACTCGGTCTTCTCACAGTGGCGGGTGATCTGCGAGAGCGTGGAAGACTACGACACTTTTGGCACCGTCTGCAATA ACACAGAGACCAGCCCCATCAGGAGGAACCCGTCGGGCAACGTGGCGCGGCCCATGGTGCAGAGGCTGCCCGAGCCGCAGGACGTGTTGGACTGTCTGCAGCTCAACACCTTTGACACACCGCCTTACTACTCCACCTCCTCCGAGAGCTTCAGGAACTCGATTGAAG gcTACAGCGCTCCGCAGGGGACATACGATCCGGTGATCCGCAGCCTCCACAACCTGGCCCACCTCTTCCTCAACGGGACCGGCGgacagactcacctctcccctAACGATCCCATCTTCGTCCTGCTGCACACTTTCACCGATGCCATCTTTGACGAATGGCTCAGCAGGCACCGACCAG ggGAGATCGTCTATCCTGAGGAGAATGCGCCAATTGGACACAACCGCCAATTCAACATGGTTCCTTTTTGGCCTCCTGTCACCAACGCAGAGATGTTTGTGTCGGCCCCGGAAAACTTGGGCTACACCTACGAGGTCCAGTGGCCAG TTCGCGCCTACACGCTGTCTGAGATCATCACCATTGCCATCGTGGCGGCGGTGCTGGTCGTGGCCGTGGTGGGCGGAGCCATCGCCTGCGCGGTCCGAGCCCGATCGTACCGCTCGGCTGAGGCCTTGGAGCCGTTGCTGGGGGAAACCTTCCGACGATACTCCGAGGACGACCGGAGGTTGGATAAATCGCAGTCTGTTGTCTAG
- the si:dkeyp-118a3.2 gene encoding high mobility group nucleosome-binding domain-containing protein 5, which translates to MSVGLSTSIQTSTITLEDTLTSPHETEWPPAEVVPVVTPPSLEEVQQAVHEASEKVEGGAAEQVLNELLERVVEAALGQVEEKQDELAVQEGAAEDAVGVEDETEVEVSEEMVVGIDAGAEEEQEAEEGVGETVADHMEEATVGEDTAGTDGVIDKSEDAEVSREVAEETVATSEELGKDVALDNQKAEDGNNQVVMLDGRVETETTSIVQEMDVGGEQDTGADSDLSVVVEQIGTVAGTDESLQEEAPLGEIEGEAITLASDNSDIEAKQSVVEEAAAREENYTVKDAQNQDAEQSHLEEEVADIEMVVEERESNGGESQQDIEQEYEMLVNGGDEQQTGVEAVTSQTSNDLKEDPERDDDAEASVERRPKKQGPAARGTALSEVAENVFTDHGNESPTPTDDLLARDPNMARPTRGYFVKDLLAIPPQARGELVEDTAGDPETKDIALEAWKTATTIAAVFLVFETVVIIIYFLKCLNTNSLATQRSCEEGCVEPEVTTGGDSSDDTLHAGNGDTQQYVKGTLRRGAAWANSSVT; encoded by the exons atGTCTGTAGGCCTTTCTACCTCAATCCAGACTTCCACGATCACTCTTGAAGATACACTTACCTCACCCCATGAAACAGAGTGGCCCCCAGCTGAGGTTGTGCCAGTGGTCACCCCACCAAGCCTAGAAGAGGTGCAACAAGCAGTACATGAAGCCTCTGAGAAGGTGGAGGGTGGCGCTGCTGAGCAGGTCCTGAATGAGCTTCTGGAGAGGGTGGTGGAAGCAGCGCTGGGACAAGTGGAAGAGAAACAGGATGAGTTGGCAGTGCAGGAAGGGGCTGCAGAGGATGCAGTGGGGGTCGAAGACGAGACTGAAGTGGAAGTGTCTGAGGAGATGGTGGTAGGGATTGATGCTGGTGCTGAAGAGGAACAGGAAGCTGAGGAGGGTGTTGGAGAAACTGTAGCTGATCATATGGAAGAAGCAACAGTTGGTGAAGACACTGCCGGAACTGACGGTGTCATTGATAAATCCGAAGATGCCGAAGTTAGTCGGGAAGTTGCAGAAGAAACGGTGGCTACCTCAGAGGAGCTAGGCAAAGATGTAGCATTAGACAATCAAAAGGCAGAGGACGGCAACAATCAGGTTGTAATGTTAGATGGAAGAGTAGAAACAGAAACAACCTCAATTGTTCAAGAGATGGACGTTGGTGGGGAGCAGGACACTGGTGCAGACTCTGACCTAAGTGTAGTGGTTGAACAAATAGGGACAGTTGCGGGGACGGACGAGTCTCTGCAGGAAGAAGCTCCACTAGGTGAGATCGAAGGTGAGGCGATCACACTGGCATCTGATAACTCTGACATCGAGGCAAAACAATCTGTGGTAGAAGAGGCAGCAGCTAGAGAAGAGAACTACACAGTGAAGGACGCGCAAAACCAAGATGCGGAGCAAAGTCATCTAGAGGAAGAAGTGGCTGATATTGAGATGGTAGTTGAAGAAAGGGAGTCGAATGGCGGTGAAAGTCAACAAGACATCGAGCAAGAATATGAAATGTTGGTCAACGGTGGGGATGAGCAACAAACTGGGGTAGAAGCGGTTACATCGCAGACTTCAAATGACCTCAAAGAAGACCCAG AGCGTGACGATGATGCCGAAGCCTCCGTGGAGCGCAGGCCCAAAAAGCAGGGTCCTGCCGCCCGGGGGACAGCCCTCAGTGAGGTTGCAGAGAACGTCTTCACTGACCACGGAAATGAGAGTCCCACCCCAACTGATGACCTTTTGGCACGTGACCCCAACATGGCCCGACCAACGCGAGGCTATTTCGTCAAAGATCTCCTGGCGATTCCCCCTCAGGCGAGAGGAGAGCTGGTTGAAGATACAGCCGGTGATCCAG AAACAAAGGATATTGCCCTGGAGGCGTGGAAGACCGCAACAACAATCGCTGCAGTATTCTTGGTTTTCGAGACAGTCGTCATAATCATCTATTTCCTTAAATGTCTTAACACAAACAG CCTGGCTACACAACGCTCGTGTGAGGAAGGGTGTGTTGAACCAGAGGTGACCACCGGAGGTGACAGCAGTGACGACACACTCCATGCAGGAAATGGGGACACTCAACAGTATGTTAAAGGGACT ctacgcagaggggcagCGTGGGCCAAttcatcggtcacgtga